Proteins from a genomic interval of Symmachiella macrocystis:
- the floA gene encoding flotillin-like protein FloA (flotillin-like protein involved in membrane lipid rafts) has translation MDDPQFLIMAAVFLVGGLLFLVAAFVGIKYFNIWLRAFVTRTGIGILQLIGMSLQKVNAMVIVESKIMAVQSGLPPIDTRALSAHYLAQGNVRRVIQSLIVAHRAKIDLDWDTAAAIDLAGRNVLDAVQTSVDPKVIDCPDPRRGSGRTTLDGVAKDGIQLKARARVTVRTNLAQLVGGATEETVIARVGEGIVSAIGSSDSHKQVLANPMLIAKAVLDRSLDSQTAYEIVSIDIADVDVGENVGARLQADQAEADVRVARARAEERRAQAVATEQEMKALTQENRAKVVLAEADVPKAIATAYRSGNLRTQKAIASNGQ, from the coding sequence ATGGACGACCCTCAATTTTTGATCATGGCGGCGGTTTTCCTCGTGGGAGGGCTGCTCTTTTTGGTCGCCGCCTTTGTAGGGATCAAATATTTCAATATCTGGCTCCGGGCTTTCGTCACGCGGACCGGAATCGGCATCTTGCAACTGATCGGCATGTCGCTGCAAAAAGTCAATGCGATGGTGATCGTCGAGTCCAAAATCATGGCGGTTCAATCAGGACTGCCACCGATCGATACACGGGCGCTCTCGGCCCACTATTTGGCTCAAGGTAACGTCCGCCGCGTCATTCAGTCGTTAATTGTGGCCCACCGGGCCAAAATCGATTTGGACTGGGATACGGCTGCCGCCATCGACTTGGCCGGCCGGAACGTACTGGACGCCGTGCAAACCTCCGTCGACCCCAAGGTGATTGATTGTCCCGACCCCCGCCGCGGTTCGGGCCGGACAACCCTCGATGGTGTCGCCAAGGATGGGATTCAACTCAAGGCCCGCGCACGTGTCACCGTGCGGACCAATCTCGCACAACTCGTCGGTGGTGCGACCGAAGAAACAGTCATCGCCCGCGTGGGTGAAGGGATCGTTTCGGCGATTGGCTCATCCGATAGCCACAAGCAAGTGTTGGCCAACCCGATGTTGATTGCCAAAGCGGTGTTGGATCGCAGTTTGGACTCACAGACCGCCTACGAGATCGTGTCGATTGATATCGCCGATGTCGACGTGGGCGAAAACGTCGGTGCCCGTTTGCAGGCGGATCAGGCCGAGGCGGATGTCCGCGTGGCCCGTGCTCGTGCCGAAGAACGTCGCGCCCAAGCCGTGGCCACCGAGCAAGAGATGAAAGCGCTCACCCAGGAAAACCGCGCCAAGGTCGTATTGGCCGAAGCCGATGTCCCCAAGGCGATTGCGACGGCGTACCGGTCCGGAAACCTGCGAACACAGAAGGCGATTGCCAGCAACGGCCAGTAA
- a CDS encoding peptidase domain-containing ABC transporter: MNVDQLETCLRDCSCFSLLSDEELAAIRDQADIRHYKLGQVVFRQGDVGDRMYVVYSGKVRVLHEENGDELPLNTLFDGDHFGEMSLVSNAPRNATIRSAADSTLISIPAEAVQSLLEKNGDLRQYFDRYADRLQLWNFIKVVGQLGTQLKPPQLRELVDQFQSQDFPTEDSILTAGEVPEHFYLIQSGRVNVVKEGEVQTTLTSGDTFGGSALVERPPVGSYFTFQADGPVTMLTLAAADFCRLLDDVPQVRTYFEERAAHTRADDAAEHFDTVTTQVRDAAIAAENAAKTTTEPEDIVEPTAPPAALVPVTAMEMPAEEEVAPTGEHVPTPPSTGLGGFWRRYQFPYIPQHEEVDCGAASLAMITAHHGRPVGVSRLRDLAGVSTMGASLTQLIHAAHEVGYETRSLKLTADRLPKLQLPAVLFWQGYHYVVLYALNENYAYIADPAMGKCRVTLEELETQFSGFALEVTPTAAAERIRTKPKAAQRLTNLMKSNFKTLGVILAISLLLQVVGLAAPLFTKYIIDSVLMPADAGPPDGTAPPGSLLSLNWLALGLVVVSVFGIGMTMLRGMVAVRLSQKLDRTMLHEFYEHLLQLPTRFFKLRRTGDIVARFGDNENVRELFTAGTMTVVLDSLMVVVYFVVMFMLNARLAAVVLAFVPVFVAFTLIVSPIMKLMHRRLMEDGAAHESNLIESIGGIDMVKAMAVEKPMQKKWELLFEKYLKSQYRSEKLGETFGAIDGAIGVFSNVALLWYGLTLVQRNELTLGDFMAFNMLAGQVIGPLSGVIGLWDQLQQARVSLERLSDVLDNDPEPQPPPEERVYPKVIRGRVKFDRVFFHYGTKGAPYVLRNLSFEAAPGQRIAIVGRSGSGKTTLARLLLGLYQPTEGTITIDDWDLERIDLGTLRKQIGFVLQENLLFSGTILENIALGDENPDRQQVEEAATLAGAHDFIRAMPLGYDMVVGEFGLTLSGGQRQRISIARALYRNPRIVVMDEATSALDSLSEREIQKNLDAILADRTSFIIAHKIATVRDADQILVLHDGAIVETGTHDELIAKRGTYYYLAAQQLNL; the protein is encoded by the coding sequence ATGAACGTCGATCAATTGGAAACCTGCTTGCGGGACTGCAGTTGCTTTTCGTTGCTGTCCGACGAAGAGCTTGCAGCCATCCGCGACCAAGCGGATATCCGCCACTATAAACTCGGGCAGGTCGTTTTTCGGCAAGGAGATGTGGGCGACCGGATGTACGTCGTCTACTCTGGCAAAGTCCGTGTGCTTCACGAAGAGAACGGCGACGAACTCCCGTTAAATACGCTGTTCGACGGAGATCACTTTGGCGAAATGTCATTGGTCAGCAATGCGCCGCGCAACGCCACGATTCGTTCCGCGGCCGATAGCACGCTAATCAGCATTCCGGCCGAAGCTGTGCAAAGTCTCCTGGAGAAAAACGGCGACCTGCGGCAATATTTTGACCGTTATGCCGATCGCTTGCAGTTGTGGAATTTCATCAAGGTGGTGGGGCAACTCGGCACGCAACTCAAGCCGCCGCAGCTGCGAGAACTGGTCGATCAGTTCCAATCGCAGGACTTCCCTACAGAAGACTCGATCCTCACCGCTGGAGAAGTTCCCGAACATTTCTATTTGATTCAATCGGGTCGTGTGAACGTCGTCAAAGAGGGGGAAGTGCAGACAACGTTGACGTCGGGAGATACATTCGGCGGCAGTGCGTTGGTGGAGCGGCCACCGGTTGGCAGCTATTTTACATTTCAGGCAGACGGACCGGTCACCATGCTGACGCTGGCCGCGGCCGACTTTTGCAGATTACTGGACGACGTTCCGCAAGTACGGACCTACTTCGAAGAGCGCGCCGCGCATACTCGCGCGGATGACGCGGCCGAACACTTTGATACGGTGACCACCCAGGTGCGGGATGCGGCGATAGCTGCGGAAAATGCCGCGAAAACGACCACCGAACCGGAAGACATCGTCGAACCAACCGCTCCGCCCGCAGCGCTGGTGCCCGTCACAGCCATGGAGATGCCGGCTGAGGAGGAGGTAGCACCAACCGGCGAACATGTACCGACTCCGCCCTCAACCGGATTGGGTGGATTTTGGCGGCGGTACCAGTTTCCATATATCCCCCAGCACGAGGAGGTCGATTGCGGAGCCGCGTCGCTGGCCATGATCACTGCGCATCATGGACGTCCCGTCGGCGTCAGCCGTTTGCGCGACTTGGCCGGCGTGAGCACCATGGGGGCGTCGCTGACTCAATTGATCCATGCCGCCCACGAAGTGGGCTACGAAACACGAAGCTTGAAGCTCACCGCTGATCGGTTGCCGAAACTGCAATTGCCGGCCGTCCTCTTTTGGCAGGGCTACCACTACGTGGTGCTGTACGCATTGAATGAGAACTACGCGTACATTGCCGACCCCGCGATGGGCAAGTGCCGGGTCACGCTGGAAGAGTTGGAAACGCAGTTTAGTGGCTTCGCGCTGGAGGTGACTCCCACGGCGGCCGCGGAGCGGATTCGCACTAAACCCAAAGCCGCGCAGCGCTTAACCAATTTAATGAAGAGCAACTTTAAGACGCTGGGTGTGATTCTGGCGATCTCATTGTTACTGCAAGTCGTCGGTCTGGCCGCGCCGTTATTCACTAAATACATCATCGATTCGGTACTGATGCCCGCCGATGCCGGTCCACCAGACGGCACCGCGCCTCCCGGGAGTCTTCTGTCTCTGAATTGGCTGGCATTGGGGTTGGTCGTGGTCTCTGTCTTCGGAATCGGCATGACGATGTTACGGGGCATGGTCGCCGTCCGGTTGAGTCAGAAACTCGACCGCACCATGTTGCACGAGTTTTACGAACATTTGCTGCAGTTGCCCACGCGGTTTTTCAAATTGCGGCGAACGGGCGACATCGTGGCCCGCTTTGGCGACAACGAAAATGTGCGCGAGCTGTTCACCGCCGGCACGATGACGGTCGTGCTCGATTCGTTGATGGTGGTCGTTTATTTCGTGGTGATGTTCATGCTCAATGCCCGTTTGGCGGCTGTGGTCTTAGCGTTCGTGCCGGTCTTCGTGGCCTTCACTTTAATCGTCAGCCCGATCATGAAGTTAATGCATCGCCGGTTGATGGAAGATGGCGCCGCTCATGAATCCAACCTGATTGAAAGCATCGGCGGGATCGACATGGTCAAAGCCATGGCCGTGGAAAAGCCGATGCAGAAAAAATGGGAACTCCTGTTCGAGAAGTACTTAAAGTCGCAATATCGCAGTGAAAAACTAGGAGAAACTTTCGGTGCTATCGACGGCGCCATTGGTGTGTTCAGCAACGTGGCGCTGCTCTGGTATGGACTGACGTTGGTCCAGCGGAACGAATTGACTTTGGGCGATTTCATGGCCTTCAACATGCTGGCCGGACAAGTCATCGGACCGCTCTCGGGGGTCATCGGACTGTGGGACCAACTGCAACAAGCCCGCGTCTCCTTGGAACGGTTGAGCGACGTGCTCGACAACGACCCCGAACCTCAGCCGCCGCCGGAAGAACGTGTCTATCCTAAAGTCATTCGCGGCCGGGTAAAATTCGACCGCGTCTTTTTCCACTACGGCACCAAAGGGGCGCCCTATGTGTTGCGCAACCTTTCCTTCGAAGCCGCGCCGGGACAACGCATCGCCATCGTCGGACGCAGCGGCTCGGGCAAAACAACCCTGGCTCGATTGCTCTTAGGACTGTATCAACCGACCGAAGGCACGATCACCATCGATGACTGGGACCTGGAACGGATCGACTTGGGCACGTTGCGAAAGCAGATCGGGTTTGTGCTGCAAGAAAACCTGCTGTTCAGCGGCACGATTCTAGAAAACATTGCCCTCGGGGATGAGAATCCGGACCGTCAGCAAGTGGAGGAGGCCGCCACGTTGGCCGGGGCGCATGACTTCATCCGCGCGATGCCGTTGGGCTACGACATGGTCGTCGGCGAGTTTGGGCTAACGCTTTCGGGCGGACAACGTCAGCGGATTAGCATCGCCCGCGCCTTGTATCGCAATCCACGCATTGTGGTGATGGACGAAGCCACCAGCGCGCTCGACAGCTTGAGCGAACGCGAGATTCAAAAAAACCTCGATGCCATTTTGGCCGACCGCACCTCGTTCATCATCGCCCACAAAATCGCCACCGTCCGCGATGCCGACCAAATCCTCGTACTGCACGACGGGGCCATCGTCGAAACGGGAACACACGACGAACTGATCGCCAAACGCGGCACGTATTATTACCTGGCAGCTCAACAACTCAATTTGTGA
- a CDS encoding Gfo/Idh/MocA family protein: protein MRHHSTSRRDFLKTSTGVAAAGLAAPYLWPSALFAADSPNERINVASIGVGGRGSGIGRQAAGLGNMVACCDVDSQHAERFAARIDGNCATYTDYRKLLDRKDIDAVTVGTPDHWHVKISIDAMRAGKDVYCEKPLTLTIDEGKQICRVVKETGKVFQVGTQQRSENEQRFLKAVAIARSGRLGDKLHALSSVGEASSGGPFNVTKPPTNLDWDMWQGQAPETGYMAERTHHNFRWWQEYSGGQVTDWGVHHTDIALWALGLDETGPTKISGKGTFNKQQDCYNVAKSFDCMMDFDGGHQIQLTSGGNELVITGDQGKIRVNRGGLTGKPVDEIAASAEETDWLNDEVEKLYRKMRIAGHMQNFFDCIKSRELPISDVYTHHRSVSACHLANIAMILDRELTWDPKKEDFVGDAEATSMLSREQRKPYTVDA from the coding sequence GTGCGCCACCATTCGACTTCACGCCGTGACTTTCTAAAAACATCCACAGGAGTTGCCGCAGCGGGTCTCGCGGCTCCCTATCTTTGGCCCAGCGCTCTGTTCGCTGCCGACAGTCCGAACGAACGCATCAATGTGGCTTCGATTGGCGTGGGTGGACGAGGTTCGGGAATCGGCCGGCAAGCGGCTGGATTGGGAAACATGGTCGCCTGTTGCGATGTCGATAGCCAGCATGCGGAGAGGTTTGCTGCGCGGATTGACGGAAACTGCGCGACTTACACTGATTACCGCAAACTGTTGGATCGCAAAGACATTGATGCGGTGACGGTCGGTACTCCCGATCATTGGCACGTAAAAATCTCTATTGATGCGATGCGCGCCGGCAAGGATGTCTATTGCGAAAAACCACTAACGCTCACGATCGACGAAGGCAAACAAATCTGTCGCGTTGTGAAAGAGACCGGCAAGGTCTTCCAGGTCGGTACGCAACAGCGCAGCGAAAATGAACAACGCTTTCTCAAAGCGGTCGCGATTGCCCGTAGCGGTCGTTTGGGCGACAAGCTACACGCGCTCTCTTCGGTTGGCGAAGCATCGAGTGGGGGGCCATTCAATGTGACCAAACCGCCGACGAATTTGGATTGGGATATGTGGCAAGGCCAAGCTCCGGAAACCGGGTACATGGCGGAACGGACGCATCACAATTTTCGCTGGTGGCAGGAATACTCCGGCGGGCAGGTCACCGACTGGGGCGTACATCACACCGACATCGCCCTGTGGGCCTTGGGATTGGATGAGACTGGCCCGACCAAGATTTCTGGAAAAGGAACATTCAACAAACAGCAGGACTGTTACAACGTCGCTAAAAGTTTTGACTGCATGATGGACTTTGACGGCGGACATCAAATCCAACTCACCAGTGGAGGGAACGAGTTGGTCATCACCGGCGATCAGGGAAAAATCCGCGTGAATCGCGGCGGACTTACTGGGAAACCAGTCGATGAAATTGCTGCGAGCGCCGAGGAAACCGACTGGCTTAACGACGAAGTCGAAAAACTGTACCGCAAAATGCGGATCGCGGGGCACATGCAGAACTTTTTCGACTGCATCAAAAGCCGCGAATTGCCGATTTCAGACGTCTACACACACCACCGCTCGGTGAGCGCCTGCCATTTGGCCAATATTGCGATGATCCTAGACCGTGAATTGACCTGGGACCCCAAAAAGGAAGATTTCGTTGGCGACGCCGAAGCGACATCGATGCTCAGCCGCGAGCAACGCAAACCGTATACGGTTGATGCCTAA